The following coding sequences lie in one Myxococcus xanthus genomic window:
- a CDS encoding CapA family protein, whose translation MSASVLLLLPLLCASAPTRVELVFGGDVIPHGEVKEVARLHARTGAPPPEGGRAPSLNHEGWDHVFGPIADVLRTADVGVVNLETPVTDNKKAVARELLFNAPSAMVHALASAGVKVVSTANNHARDQHPVGMLETLRHLDAAGIRHTGTGATKDAAWEPAFVDVRGVKVGFLSFTRMLNGFSNPKDAQAPHVALVPYSRHEAHRGLQPEQAVEAVRAAAARCDALIVLVHWGTEYKATPLPEDRALGRALLDAGARAVIGHHPHVLQPLESYQTVDGRKGLIAYSLGNLVANQDRFYRHEVGAKSSGGDRRDSMLLRLSLVRPMPGVSVALEEVAVLPVWIENNAVGRARNESRNIQPVLIDREVEEVTARLALLAARPAPLDKETRAQKALLERRLEGSKHRRERILRMLPEGFAVASPELRQRGSVAVPPGRLASQP comes from the coding sequence GTGTCCGCCTCCGTCCTGCTGCTGTTGCCCCTGCTTTGTGCCTCCGCCCCCACGCGCGTGGAGCTGGTGTTTGGTGGGGATGTGATTCCCCATGGCGAGGTGAAGGAGGTCGCGAGGCTGCACGCCCGCACCGGGGCGCCGCCACCGGAAGGGGGCCGTGCGCCCTCGCTCAACCATGAGGGCTGGGACCATGTCTTCGGGCCCATCGCGGACGTGCTGCGCACCGCGGACGTGGGCGTCGTGAATCTGGAGACGCCCGTCACCGACAACAAGAAGGCGGTCGCGCGGGAGCTCTTGTTCAACGCGCCGTCGGCCATGGTGCACGCGCTGGCCTCGGCCGGGGTGAAGGTGGTGTCCACCGCGAACAATCACGCGAGGGACCAGCACCCCGTGGGTATGTTGGAGACGCTGCGGCACCTGGATGCGGCGGGCATCCGCCATACGGGCACGGGCGCGACGAAGGACGCCGCGTGGGAGCCCGCCTTCGTGGACGTGCGCGGCGTGAAGGTGGGGTTCCTGTCCTTCACGCGCATGCTGAATGGCTTCAGCAATCCGAAGGATGCGCAGGCGCCGCATGTCGCGCTGGTGCCCTATTCGCGGCACGAAGCGCACCGAGGGCTTCAACCCGAACAGGCCGTGGAGGCCGTGCGCGCCGCGGCGGCGCGGTGTGACGCGCTCATCGTGCTGGTGCACTGGGGGACGGAGTACAAGGCCACGCCGCTGCCAGAGGACCGTGCGTTGGGACGCGCGCTGCTGGACGCGGGGGCGAGGGCGGTCATCGGGCACCATCCGCACGTGCTCCAGCCGCTGGAGTCGTACCAGACGGTGGATGGGCGCAAGGGGCTCATCGCGTACTCGCTGGGCAACCTGGTGGCGAACCAGGACCGCTTCTACCGGCACGAGGTGGGGGCGAAGAGCTCGGGGGGCGACCGGCGGGATTCGATGTTGTTGCGGCTGTCGCTGGTGCGGCCCATGCCCGGTGTGTCGGTAGCGCTGGAGGAAGTGGCGGTGCTGCCGGTGTGGATTGAGAACAACGCGGTGGGGCGGGCGCGAAATGAGTCGCGGAACATCCAGCCAGTGCTCATCGACCGGGAGGTGGAGGAGGTGACGGCGCGGCTGGCGTTGCTGGCGGCGCGCCCCGCGCCTCTGGACAAGGAGACTCGCGCGCAGAAGGCCTTGCTGGAGCGGCGGCTGGAAGGCTCCAAGCACCGGCGTGAGCGCATCCTCCGGATGTTGCCGGAAGGGTTCGCGGTGGCGTCGCCCGAGTTGCGTCAGCGTGGGTCGGTAGCAGTGCCCCCAGGGCGGTTGGCTTCACAGCCTTGA
- a CDS encoding putative metal-binding motif-containing protein: MRQSAILLLPLLLLACKKDSKEPDTKQAAVHVKIGHHPKFSQGCITVEAHGGTGETVLAEFKEPGQFDSNDPVLNVAVFRKADWGRDVEITVRAFEKGCAAEQLVDERKQTFSFASAGRQEWLLEDLHTADEDGDGFVSPGGPMNRGTDCDDRRATAFPGALELCNGLDDNCDGRMETGVANRVWYLDKDRDGFGRNVPGTEACDPPSELHVEVTGDCDDERGDIHPNAVEACNGSDDNCDNRVDELFTEGPGALGTACTEFCSGTYACNDAQTGTVCVGTSPTPLYADADSDGEGEKDSAPAGELCPGAPMPPKMADNTRDCDDADPGTNTQATEVCDGLDNDCDGQVDGQMSCGSLRKVEAPVLAGGNWTTVAVHPDGYPVWVAGLDGKLAVKMNAASAFVSHGGDTTTRCGPAGNTLDWHAAWVNPHNAYLIVVGEDGWIGEHNGGSCSPIQINLTGNSDYFSSVVGVGNPAQVFVVSTLGHLYEWTGAAQRHDSSGRYWGLHALGQDALFAVGSTGKSSPLVPGVNLYIRDTIWGTPAAHNLQGTEGYNGGLRAVWAASPNLIYAVGDGGLVVKGSGQSRDWERVLAPAGPAVNYVSVAVPPGTETAYVIGNEGTTGRLQRLTPFGWAKAPAFTPGGPIVPLRDIAMTSSSNFWIVGDDGHVYHFPEPAPSTQP, encoded by the coding sequence ATGCGTCAATCCGCCATTCTCCTCCTGCCTCTGTTGTTGCTGGCCTGCAAGAAGGACTCGAAAGAGCCGGACACGAAGCAGGCTGCGGTTCACGTCAAGATTGGCCACCACCCGAAATTCAGTCAGGGCTGCATCACGGTGGAGGCCCATGGTGGCACCGGTGAGACGGTGCTCGCGGAGTTCAAGGAGCCCGGTCAGTTCGACTCCAACGACCCGGTGTTGAACGTTGCTGTCTTCCGGAAGGCGGACTGGGGGCGGGATGTCGAAATCACCGTCAGGGCTTTCGAGAAGGGCTGCGCGGCGGAGCAGTTGGTGGATGAGCGGAAGCAGACCTTCAGCTTCGCCTCCGCGGGCCGGCAGGAGTGGCTGCTCGAGGACCTGCACACCGCTGACGAGGACGGTGACGGCTTCGTCTCACCGGGTGGTCCGATGAACCGGGGGACGGACTGCGATGACCGGCGGGCGACGGCTTTCCCCGGCGCGCTGGAGCTCTGTAACGGCCTGGATGACAACTGCGACGGCCGGATGGAAACGGGGGTCGCCAACAGGGTCTGGTACCTGGACAAGGACCGCGATGGCTTTGGGCGCAATGTGCCCGGGACGGAGGCTTGTGACCCGCCGAGTGAACTTCATGTCGAGGTGACGGGGGATTGTGACGACGAGCGGGGCGACATCCATCCAAACGCCGTGGAGGCGTGCAACGGCTCGGATGACAACTGCGACAATCGCGTCGACGAGTTGTTCACAGAGGGGCCGGGTGCCCTGGGGACGGCTTGCACGGAGTTCTGCAGCGGGACGTATGCATGCAACGACGCGCAGACGGGGACGGTCTGCGTCGGCACGTCTCCGACGCCGCTCTATGCGGATGCGGACAGCGACGGTGAAGGAGAGAAGGACAGCGCGCCGGCGGGAGAACTGTGCCCTGGCGCACCCATGCCTCCGAAGATGGCGGACAACACGCGGGACTGTGATGACGCTGACCCCGGCACGAACACCCAGGCGACGGAGGTCTGCGACGGGCTGGACAACGACTGCGACGGGCAGGTGGATGGGCAGATGTCCTGCGGCTCGCTGCGGAAGGTGGAAGCCCCCGTGTTGGCAGGGGGCAATTGGACGACGGTGGCTGTTCACCCGGATGGCTACCCGGTGTGGGTGGCAGGATTGGATGGGAAGCTAGCGGTGAAGATGAACGCGGCCTCAGCGTTCGTGAGTCACGGCGGGGATACGACGACTCGGTGTGGGCCGGCCGGAAACACGCTGGACTGGCACGCGGCGTGGGTCAATCCCCATAATGCTTATCTTATCGTGGTTGGCGAAGACGGTTGGATTGGCGAGCACAACGGCGGCTCCTGTTCCCCAATCCAGATCAACCTAACTGGCAACAGCGATTACTTCTCCAGTGTCGTTGGAGTAGGGAACCCAGCTCAAGTATTCGTAGTCTCCACTTTGGGCCACTTGTATGAGTGGACAGGCGCTGCCCAGCGCCACGACTCATCCGGTCGGTACTGGGGGCTCCATGCACTCGGCCAGGATGCACTGTTCGCGGTGGGCTCGACAGGAAAGTCGTCACCGCTGGTACCGGGGGTGAATCTCTATATCCGCGATACCATCTGGGGCACTCCGGCTGCGCACAATCTCCAGGGAACTGAGGGTTACAACGGCGGCCTGCGCGCGGTGTGGGCTGCGAGCCCGAACCTTATCTACGCGGTGGGTGACGGTGGTTTGGTGGTGAAGGGTAGTGGGCAGTCGAGGGACTGGGAGCGGGTGCTCGCTCCGGCGGGGCCTGCAGTCAACTACGTCAGTGTGGCCGTCCCTCCCGGCACCGAAACTGCCTACGTCATTGGCAACGAGGGCACCACGGGACGACTGCAGCGGTTGACCCCTTTCGGTTGGGCCAAGGCGCCAGCCTTCACCCCAGGCGGGCCAATCGTGCCGCTCCGCGACATCGCGATGACCTCCTCAAGCAACTTCTGGATCGTCGGCGACGACGGCCACGTCTACCACTTCCCGGAGCCAGCTCCCTCTACTCAGCCATAG
- a CDS encoding putative metal-binding motif-containing protein — MMRWNVAFLLLLTGCFVPSLEELQGERPRACDAQHACGSGQVCVLGACQESPCGSASPTVAYLDEDGDGFSAVNAPSRVFCGAVPAGYATTLGDCDDARAEAYPGAPELCNGLDDNCDGQMETGVVNKVWYLDHDRDSFGRNGPGTEACDPPSELHVEVTGDCDDERGDIHPNAVEACNGLDETCDGRADELFMEGPGALGTACTEFCNGTYACNDAQTGTVCVGTSPTPLYADADSDGEGEKDSAPVGEQCPGAPMPPMMAANTLDCDDADPGTNTQATEVCDGLDNDCDGQVDEEMSCGSLKRVVDPVLAGGNWRTVAVHPNGYPVWVAGLDGRLAVKMNAASAFVSHGGDTTTRCGPAGNTLDWHAAWVNPHNDYLIVVGEDGWMGEHNGGSCSPIQSNLPGNSDYFSSVVGVGNPAQIFAISTLGHLYEFTGATQRHDSPGRYWGLHAFGQDALYAVGSTGESSPLTPVANLYTRSTYWGTAASHNLQGTAGYNGGLRAVWAAASTLIYAVGDGGLVVKGSGQSRDWERVLPPAGPVLNYVSVAAPPGIMNAYIIGNEGSVGRLQRLTPYGWAKAPAFATGEPIVPLRDIAMTSSSNFWIVGDDGHVYHFPEPQPSAAAPSLGP, encoded by the coding sequence ATGATGCGCTGGAACGTGGCATTTCTGCTGCTGCTCACCGGCTGTTTCGTCCCGAGCCTGGAGGAACTCCAAGGCGAACGTCCCCGGGCCTGTGATGCGCAGCATGCTTGTGGTTCGGGGCAGGTATGCGTTTTGGGTGCCTGCCAGGAGAGTCCCTGTGGCTCAGCCTCGCCGACGGTGGCATACCTTGATGAGGATGGGGATGGTTTCTCCGCGGTGAATGCGCCTTCGCGCGTGTTCTGTGGCGCCGTTCCGGCTGGCTACGCCACGACCCTGGGAGACTGCGATGACGCGCGCGCGGAGGCTTATCCTGGCGCGCCGGAACTCTGTAACGGCCTGGATGACAACTGCGACGGCCAGATGGAAACGGGGGTCGTCAACAAGGTCTGGTACCTGGACCACGACCGCGACAGCTTCGGACGCAATGGGCCCGGCACGGAGGCCTGTGACCCGCCGAGTGAACTTCATGTCGAGGTGACGGGGGATTGTGACGACGAGCGGGGCGACATCCATCCAAACGCCGTGGAGGCGTGCAACGGCTTGGATGAAACCTGCGACGGGCGCGCCGACGAGTTGTTCATGGAGGGGCCGGGGGCGTTGGGGACGGCTTGCACGGAGTTCTGCAACGGGACGTATGCATGCAACGACGCGCAGACGGGGACGGTCTGCGTCGGCACGTCTCCGACGCCGCTCTACGCGGACGCGGACAGCGATGGAGAGGGCGAGAAGGACAGCGCGCCGGTGGGAGAGCAGTGCCCTGGCGCACCCATGCCTCCGATGATGGCGGCGAACACGCTGGACTGTGATGACGCTGACCCTGGCACGAACACTCAGGCAACGGAGGTCTGCGACGGGCTGGACAACGACTGCGACGGGCAGGTGGATGAGGAGATGTCCTGCGGCTCGCTGAAGAGGGTGGTGGACCCCGTGCTGGCAGGGGGCAATTGGAGGACGGTGGCCGTGCACCCGAATGGTTACCCGGTGTGGGTGGCGGGATTGGATGGCAGGTTGGCGGTGAAGATGAACGCGGCCTCAGCGTTCGTGAGTCACGGCGGGGATACGACGACTCGGTGTGGGCCGGCCGGAAACACGCTGGACTGGCACGCGGCGTGGGTCAATCCCCATAATGATTATCTTATCGTGGTTGGCGAAGACGGTTGGATGGGCGAGCACAACGGCGGCTCCTGTTCCCCAATCCAGAGCAACCTCCCTGGCAACAGCGATTACTTCTCCAGTGTCGTTGGAGTAGGAAACCCAGCTCAAATATTCGCAATCTCCACCTTGGGCCATTTGTATGAGTTTACAGGGGCGACCCAGCGCCACGACTCGCCCGGTCGGTACTGGGGGCTTCATGCATTCGGTCAAGATGCGCTGTATGCAGTGGGCTCGACAGGAGAGTCGTCTCCGCTGACGCCGGTGGCGAATCTCTATACCCGCAGCACCTACTGGGGCACTGCCGCATCGCACAACCTCCAGGGGACGGCGGGCTACAACGGCGGCTTGCGCGCCGTGTGGGCTGCGGCCTCGACGCTCATCTACGCTGTGGGCGACGGCGGCTTGGTGGTGAAAGGCAGTGGGCAGTCAAGGGATTGGGAGCGGGTGCTCCCGCCTGCGGGACCCGTGCTCAACTACGTCAGTGTGGCAGCCCCGCCGGGGATAATGAATGCCTACATCATTGGAAACGAAGGTAGCGTAGGAAGGTTGCAGCGGTTGACCCCTTACGGTTGGGCCAAGGCTCCAGCCTTCGCTACGGGCGAGCCAATCGTGCCGCTCCGCGACATCGCCATGACCTCCTCAAGCAACTTCTGGATCGTCGGCGACGACGGACACGTCTACCACTTCCCGGAGCCGCAGCCCTCAGCCGCCGCCCCGTCCCTCGGGCCCTGA